A window of Planktothrix sp. FACHB-1365 contains these coding sequences:
- a CDS encoding DUF3155 domain-containing protein — protein sequence MARRRKRKSRRRQEGRRILECVPQYSISSGEDKPVTAARKFIHAEGIIPPAVLLVKRNEHTTDRYFWAEKGLFGAQYVEENHFLFPSLKQLVEKATPLSSASALKSV from the coding sequence TTGGCTAGAAGACGTAAGCGTAAAAGCCGTCGTAGACAAGAAGGACGAAGAATTTTAGAATGTGTGCCTCAATATAGCATTTCGAGTGGCGAAGATAAACCTGTAACGGCTGCTCGCAAGTTTATCCATGCCGAGGGAATTATTCCCCCTGCTGTGCTTCTTGTCAAACGCAATGAGCATACAACAGATCGGTATTTCTGGGCTGAGAAGGGTCTGTTTGGTGCTCAGTATGTTGAAGAAAATCATTTTTTATTCCCCAGTTTAAAGCAGCTTGTGGAAAAAGCAACACCCCTATCTTCTGCTTCCGCCCTCAAAAGCGTTTGA